The Flaviramulus sp. BrNp1-15 genome includes the window TCTTAATACTTTAGTCTCATCAAAATTCTTTTTCCAAATTCCGTGGCGTTTTCCACTGGCATCAAATTGATTAATGTCTTGTGCAAATATGAAACTATAATTAATTAGAAAAATTAAAAAGCTATATACTATCTTCATTGTAAATTGTTTATTTCGCTTTCGCGGAATTTATAAATTATTAACGCTTGTATTTTTGTTTTCTTATAACAAAAAAGCTGCCAAAATAATCATTTTGACAGCTTTTTATAATTTGATATAAGATTTACTTACGTTTTTGTTGAGCTTGTTTTTGCTTTTCTGCCTGCTCCATCATTTCAGCCATTTTTTTCTGAAAACGCCCTTGTTTTTTTGGCTTCTTTTTGTTTTCCTGAATTTGAGCATGAATTTTATCTTCATCGAGAATATAGTTTTTAATCACTAAAATGATTCCAATACTAATTAAGTTAGATATAAAATAGTATAAACTTAATCCAGAGGCATAGTTATTAAAGAAAAACAACATCATTATTGGTGAGAAATACATCATATATTTCATCATTTTCGCCATATCTGGCATACCTTCCTGTTGTGGTTGCGTATTCATTTGTTGCCCCGTTGTTAAACGCATATAAAAGAATATAGCTATAGATGCCAATAACGGAAATAAACTCACGTGGTCTCCATAAAATGGTATATTGAATGGTAGGTTTGCCACCGTATCGTACGATGATAAATCGTCTGCCCAAAGGAAACTTTTTTGTCTTAAATCGAACGCCGAAGGGAAGAATTGAAACAACGCATAAAACACAGGCAACTGTATTAAAGCTGGTAAACAACCCGCCATTGGGCTTGCTCCTGCTTTATTTTGCAACGCCATAGTTTCTTGTTGCGCTTTCATTTTATTGTTTTTATACTTCTCACGAATTTCGTCTAATTCTGGCTTTAAAATTTTCATCTTAGCCTGAGACAAGAATTGTTTGTATTGTACAAAAGACAACAATATTTTCACTAAAATGGTCATAACTACAATAGCAATTCCATAAGGCATAAAACCACCTAAGAAACCAAATAAAGGCATGAAAACATAACGGTTTATCCAACCAAAAATACCCCAGCCAAATGGTACAATTTCATCTAAGTTTCTATCGTAAGCATTTAAAACCTTGTAATCACTTGGTCCATAATACCAATCCATACTTTGGTTAATTTCTCCACCTTGTAATTCTAAAGGAATTTTAGATGCAAATTGCTTAGTATAAACTGTATCAATAGCTTCGTCTTCAACTAAATTTTCAGTTTTAATCTGTGCTGTTTTAAAAGGCGTATCAGTTAATAAAACCGAAGTAAAAAAGTGTTGCTTATAGCCTATCCAAGTTATATCTTCAATTTCTTCATCTGCATCTCTTGCTCCTGTATAATCGTCTTTTCCATCTTCATATTCATAATGAATATCGGTATATCTGTTCTCGTAAGAGATACTTTTAGCATGACGATATCCTTTTAAATCCCAATCTAAATTAACAGCTTGTGAACTGTTTATAACATCGCTTAAACCTTGAGAACGGATTGTAAAATCCATCATGTAATCGTTATCTTTAATCTCGTAACGGTACTCTAAAAATTTACTTTCAGATACTTTGAGCTTCATAGAAACCACAGTTACATCGCCATTTTTGGTAACTGTAGGCTGAAATGGTAAATCTTTAGTATTTAAGATTCTACTATCTGTCGTTCCGAAATTGATATTGAAAGACGCATTATTGTCCTTAATTAAATAGATAGGAACAGAATCAAAATCAACAAACTTTTTTAGTTTAACCTCAGAAAGATAACCTCCTTTGTTACTAAATTTTAATGCTAACAAATCACTTTCAACACTTGTTTCTTCATTCGAAGATTTTAATGCTGAATATGCAAAAGCACCTAGTTTATTGTTTAATTTGATTAACTCAAGCGAATCCACATCGCTTCCAACTGCATAATCCTCTGCTGTGGTAAATTTGGTTTGTTCTAATTCTTTAGCTTTATTTTCTGCTTCAACTTGTTCTTGTTTTGCCTTTTCTTGCGCTTCAAGTTCTTCTGGCGTTGGTTGATTTTGCCAAAGCATATACATTAATATTCCAAAAATAAGTATGAAACCTATTACCGAATTAATGTCTAATTTCTTTTCTTCCATGTATTCTTTCCGTGTAAATTAAAAGATTCCTATAAAAAAACAGGAATGACAATAGTTTATCAAAAAACTATCCACTATTTATTTTGTGCCATACTGACACCTTTTTTCTTTTTTTTATGAGTTAAAGCTGCTTTTACAAATGCTACAAATAACGGATGTGGATTAGCAACAGTACTTCTATATTCTGGGTGATATTGAACACCTACAAACCAAGGATGCTCTGGCAATTCAATAATCTCTACCAAACCTGTATCTGGATTTAAACCAGAAGCTACCATACCAGCGGCTTCCATTTGCGCTTTGTATTTACTATTAAACTCATAACGATGGCGATGACGCTCTTTAATACTTTCTGCTTTGTAAATATCGCGTGCAGCGCTACCCATTTTCAAGTCACAATCCCAAGCACCTAAACGCATGGTTCCACCTTTATCTGTAATGGTTTTTTGATCTTCCATTAAATCAATTACAGGATTTTTTGTATCAGGGTTCATTTCGGTAGAATCTGCATCTGCTATTCCCAAAACGTTTCTAGCAAATTCAATTACTGCCATTTGCATACCCAAACAAATACCTAAGAAAGGAATTTTATGCTCGCGTACATATTTTACGGCATCAATTTTTCCTTCAATACCTCGCTCACCAAAACCTGGAGCTACTAAAACACCATCTAAATGAGATAATTTTAGTTTAATATTATCGCTATTTAAATATTCTGAATGAATAGACTCAATATTAACTTTCACTTCATTCTCTGCCCCTGCATGAATAAAGGATTCTAAAATAGATTTGTATGAATCTTGCAACTCAACATACTTACCAACTAAACCTATATTGATTTCTGATGTTGGATTTTTATGGCGTTTTAAAAACTTATTCCAATTTTCAATATCTGGCTTTGTACTTTTAAGATTTAACTTTTTAAGTACCACTTTATCTAAACCTTCTTCCAACATTAAATTTGGAACATCGTATATCGTTGAAGCATCAATAGATTGAATAACCGCCTCTTCCCTAACATTACAGAATAAAGCTAGTTTTTTACGTAAATCGTCTGGTAAATCATGTTCTGTTCTACAAACCAAAATATCGGCTTGCACTCCACTTTCCATAAGTGTTTTTACACTATGTTGTGTAGGTTTTGTTTTTAATTCGCCTGCAGCAGATAAATAAGGAACCAATGTTAAATGAATAACAATACCATTGTTTTCACCTAAATCCCAACGTAATTGTCGTACTGCTTCTATATATGGTAAGGACTCTATATCACCTACTGTTCCTCCAATTTCAGTGATAACTATATCATAATCTCCAGATTTTCCTAAAATTTGAACACGTTCTTTAATCTCATCAGTAATATGAGGAACAACCTGTACCGTTTTTCCAAGAAACTCGCCACGTCTTTCTTTATCTATAACACTTTGGTAAATTCGACCTGTAGTTACATTATTTGCCTGACTTGTAGGTACGTTTAAAAAACGTTCATAATGCCCTAAATCTAAATCGGTTTCTGCACCATCTTCGGTTACATAACATTCGCCATGTTCATATGGATTCAATGTTCCTGGATCTACATTTATATAAGGATCTAATTTTTGAATGGTAACCCTATACCCTTGTGCTTGAAGTAATTTAGCCAGAGATGCTGCTATAATACCTTTTCCAAGAGATGATGTAACACCACCGGTTACAAATATGTATTTTGTTGTAGTTGTCATGTTGCGCTTGTAAACGCAGGCAAATTTACAAAATTAAAATAGTTATTGGCGAATTGTTTTAGTTATTTGAAAGCAATTTTTCAACAAAAGACACTATCTTAGTTTTCTAACTTAAAAACCAAAATGAAACCGAAACAATTAAAATAATTATCAAACTTACCTTGGAATGATTATTTTAATTGACAAAGGTTACATGTGACCATTGAAAAACAATAAGAAAAAACACATGAAAGTACTATTTATTGGCGGAACTGGTATTATTAGTTCTGCATCATCAGAATTAGCTGTAAAACGCGGTATTGATTTATATCATCTAAACAGAGGTGAAAGCTTTAGAAAGATTGAAGGTGTGAAAACAATAATCGCAGATATAAGAGATTTTGAAGCTACCAAAAAAGCTCTTGAAAATCATAACTTTGATGCTGTTGTAGATTGGATTGCCTTTGAACCTGAGCATATTGAAAACGATATTAAACTATTTACTGGTAAAACCAAACAGTTTGTTTTTATAAGTTCTGCATCTATTTATCAAACACCACCAGAACGTTTACCAGTAACTGAAGACACACCGTTATACAATCCGGTTTGGGAATACTCACAAAATAAAATTGCATGCGAAGATTTATTACGAAAAGCATATAAAGAAAATGGCTTCCCATACACAATTGTGCGTCCTTCACACACTTACGACAAAACTTTAATTCCTATGGAAGGTGGCTACACCGTTTTACATAGAATGAAAAAAGGCTTACCAGTAGTTGTACATGGAGATGGTTCATCAATCTGGACATTTACTAATCATCGCGATTTTGCAGTTGGTTTAATTGGCTTATTAGGAAAACCAGAAGCCATTAACGAAGCTTTCCATATTACTAATAACGAATTATTATCATGGAATGATATTTACAGAATTATGGCAAAAGAAATGGGTGTTGAAGCTAAATTAGTCACAATACCATCTGAATTTATTGCAAAATACGATAAGAATATTGGAGATAGCTTACTGGGTGACAAGATGTACAGTATGATTTTTGATAATTCAAAAATTAAAAAATTGGTACCTGAATTTAATCCGCAAATATCTTTTCATGATGGTGTAAAAGAAATAGTTGCTTGGTATAACAAACCAGAAAATCAAATAGTTGATGAGCATTTTAATGCCATAACCGATAAAATGATTGCAGATTACAAAAGTCTTTAACTCTTAAGCTATATATTAAAATGACAACCTTAAAAAATAGTTTTTTAGCAAACTTATTCTTAATTGTTCTATTATTTTCTTCATTGGCAAACTCACAAACAAAAGACATTATTTATTTATGGCCCAATGAAGTTCCAGGAGAAAAAAAAGCAAAACACCCACCCAGACAAACTGATAATAGAAGTGGAAACGTTATACGATTAACCGATATTACAAACCCTACTTTAACAGTTTTTAAGCCTGAAAAGAGAAATGATTCTGATGTTGGTATTATTGTTTGCCCTGGTGGAGGCTATCAATATTTAACTGTAAATAAAGAAGGTTATGAAATTGCCGAATGGCTAAACACACTAGGATACACAGCTTTTGTATTAGAATATCGAGTACCAGAAAAACAAGAAGGTGCATTAAACGATATACAAAGAGCTATAAGAATTGTGCGTGGGCATTCAAAAAAGTATAACATTAACCCAGATAAAATAGGAGTTTTAGGGTTTTCTGCCGGAGGAAGTTTAGCCGCAAGAGCTTCAACTAGATTTACTACAGACTCCTACTCTAAAATTGATGATTTAGATAATCTTTCTAGTCGTCCGGATTTTTCAATACTTATTTACCCTGCATATTTAGATAAAGGAGAAAACCGAAGTTTAACACCAGAATTAACTATTACAGATAAAACACCTCCGTTTTTTATTTTTGAAACTGCCGATGACCCTTACGGAAATAGTGCTCTTGTTATGACTACTGCATTACGCGATCATAAAATACCTGTAGAATTGCATTTTTTACCAGAGGGCGGACACGGTTATGGTATGCGCCCGGGAAATATAGCTGCAGAAACATGGCCTTCTTTAGCAAAAAATTGGCTACATTCTATGTTTAAACCTAAACTGGGAAGAACTCAAAATTTTCCAAAAGAAGTGGTTTCTGCACATCCAGTTTCTAAAAAAAAGAAAACTTGGGTATTTCTACTAGCAGGACAATCTAATATGGCAGGACGTGGTTTTGTTGAACCGCAAGACACCATACCGTCCAACCGTATTTTTACAATAAATAAGCAGAATGAAGTTGTTTTGGCTAAAGAACCGCTTCATTTTTATGAACCCAATTTAACAGGTTTAGATTGTGGCCTTTCATTTGGTAAAAAGCTCTTAGAACACGTACCAGATGATGTTTCTATAGTGCTTATCCCAACAGCTGTTGGTGGCAGCCCAATTAACAAATGGATAAACGATTCTGTACACAGAGATGTACAATTGCTTACTAACTTCAAACAAAAAGTAGAAATAGGCAAAGGTATTGGACAAATTAAAGGTGTTTTATGGCATCAAGGAGAAAGTGATACTGGTAACTCTAATGGTTATCAAGAAAAATTAGGGGAGCTATTTTCTAAATTCAGAACAATAACAGAAGATAAAAGACTCCCTATTTTAATAGCCGAACTTGGAAGCTACTCTACAGATAATGAAAGTTGGCAAAATATAAATACTCAAATAAAACAGTATACTTTAACCGATAAACATACTTTTTTAATTAAAACTACAGATTTAAAAGATAAAGGCGATAAGATTCATTTTAATGCAGAAGGACAACGATTAATAGGAGAACGGTTTGCTATTGAATACATTACATACTATAAAAAATAGAAAATCTGCTCAACTTGACTATATTAAATTTTTCAGCTACCTTAGTTTAACGATTGATATAAGTCATTAAAGAACGACGTCATATCATCGCATTGGCAGTAATTAAAACAAACATTATGAATAAATTCAAAAATATTTTATCAATTTCTTTAATATTAATATTGACTTTAAGTTCTTGCTCTTCGATTAAGACATTAACTAACGGAAAACAAATTGATAAAAAACTTGTTGGGAATTGGGAAGGTTCTGAAAATGACAAACAAGTTAAGGGGCTAAAAAAAGAATGGCTGATGACAAGGGATGATGATGGAACATTTACACTAAATTTTAAAACTATTTACGATGGAGAAACCGATGAATTTATTGAAAAAGGAAACTGGTGGGTTGAAGGAAATAAATTTTATGAATATCATACAAATTCTGACAAAACTGATAGTTATAAATATGTTGTTCTAAACAAAGACCAAGTTAAATTTGAAATGTTTAATACAGATGTCGACTTTGAGGACAAAAATTACACTTTTATTGACACAAGATCTTCAAATGCAAAATCAAGAAAATCTGTCAAAGATGGTTTGTCTATAGAAAATGCAGTTAAGGTTAAAAGTATTGCAGAAGAGTATGAATTTGCCAGAAATAAATGTCAAGGTTGCCAATTGTTAGGTCAAGCATTAATTGAACACAAAGGAAAACCTTATGATGAATTAAAATTTAAAAAAGCAGACGGACAAGAGATTTCATATTATTTTGATATTTCATCATTTTATGGGAAATGGTAAAAAACTACTGCCAACACCGTATAAAAAAAATTGCTCGTTTTAGTTAAACGAAAATCAAAATTTATCTTTTAGGATATTGTTTTTTAATATTCCGTATTAAATCTTCTAATCCGTTTAATTTAAGCTCGTAAACCTGTGTAAGCATATCGCCTAACTTCCCTTTTGGAAAACCTTTGCTATGATACCAAACCACATAATACTCTGGTAAATCTATTAAATACCTGTCTTTATACTTGCCATAAGGCATTTTGGTATGTGCTAAATCAATTAAAAATTGTTTATCTGGTAACATAAATAAAAGATTTTATTAAACAGATTGCCACAGTCGTTCCTCCTTCGCAATGACGTAAGGTTTAATCAACAGATTTGTATTTTGAAAGTTTTTTAAGTTCTGTCTCAACATAAATTTTCCATTCTGCCTGCGTTTCAAAATTTCTGGAATAATCGGTTTCACTGTCGTACTTATTTTGCATTTGTGCAAGTTCTTTATTAATAGTATCGTGTAACTGCTTTAACTCACTTCTTATGCTATTAGATACTTTTAATTGGCTAATTCTTTGCCTAAATTTTCGGGTATGTAATTCGGTAATATCAAAATGTAATTGTTCGTGCCCTAACACATGATGATCTGCTAATTCTATTTTATACCAAGATTGCTCTGGATAAAAATGAGCGTGTACTTCGGTTGTAAAACTAACCACTTTATTACTATCGGTTTGCGTTATAGAAAATCCAAAAGTAATACCCGAAGCAGTTATAGCTACAGCACTAGATCTATTATTAGGTTGTGCTTTAAAATCGTTCCAGGATAATTTGTAAGATTCATTCCAGGAAATTACGGGTTCATCGTTATGAACACTTAAAAACAAACATATAATAAAGAAAATTCTAAGCACAGAAAAACTATTTTAATATAAAACGATAAGCTTAATTGCTTATTGCTTTACCTCAACAATAGTTAAATCGTCGTACTTTACAAGATAAACAGTATCGTTATAATACCCTCCAAAAAGCTTCTTTTTGTAAGCAAACTTATTTTCTACATATTCTGTTAAAGGTGCGTTTTTAACAGACATATATAAATCTTCTGATGATACTAATCGTAACACTACATCCATAGTTAAATCGAAGCCTTTAACAGCTCTTTTATTTGGTGTAATGTTATAAATTTTATCGTATTTTTTTACAAATGCGTTATTATCATTCTCGCTATACTCTTTTGAAGTGGTTGCAAAATGAAATTGTAATTTTGATAAATGGGTATTGTTTATTTGATCGCCTTCAAAAGCAGAATTAATATTAGTTGTAACCAGTACAATTTCTGAAGGTTCTTGCTCTACTTCCTCACTCACCCTTTTATGTAACGATGCTAAAACACTTGTAACGTTAGAGGCAAATCCTTCGTTTGTGGTTTCTATGAACACAATGTTTTTTCCCGGTTTTAAAGCATCTTCTATATCTTCTTTTGTGACAAAAAACTCGTCTTCTCCTTTTTTGTTCTTACGTGAAAATACTTGTTTAGCTTGATTAAACTCGCGCTTAAGATCATTAGCTATCGCTGAAGTTTTAGTATCAGAAATAATAATGATATTACTTATTAAACTATCTGCTCTAACAAAATTAACCACTTTGCTTTTCAATAAATCGGCTGATGGTTTAGACTGAAAAACATTATCGTAGAGTTTTAAATTTTCACCAATTGGAGAAATTACCGGAGTATTGTACACCCTTAATTCTGAAGCCACTTTGTTAAAACTATCTGGTGTTAATGGACCAATAACAGCATCAACATCTTCAAAATTATTTTCGTTAAGTATTTTATCTACTTCACTTACTTGATACTTAGTATCGTAAACATCAACTTTTAAAGAAATTCCAAGTGATTTTAAAGAATCTATTGCCATTAAAACCCCTGAATAAAAATCTAAAGATGCATTTAAATACGGGTCTTTTTTTATACTACTTTTTGTATCTGAACTATTATCAAAATCTACACGGTTTAATCTAAAAGGAAGCATAACCGCTATATGTTTTGTATTAAAATCTGAAATACTATCAATTAAATTAATACGCGCTGAATCTGCTTGAATAACACCATTAGCCAAATTTGAGTACGGTATTTTTAAAATCATACCGTTTTTTAAACCTGTTTCTGCCAAACCAGGATTTAGTGTTTCAATTTCAGATTGCTCTAAACCTAGTTTAAGCTTTAAACGGTAAAACCCTTCTTTTGGTAATACTTTGTAGTAGCTGTATTTTTCATCAACCTCTTTTACTTCTTCGGTTTCTATGTTTGGTACATTAATTACTTGTCCTTCTTTTAAAACCTCACCCATATCTGGATTAAGTATTTCTAATTCATTTACAGAAATTCCAAACTTATAAGCAATACGCCATTTACCTTCTTTAGGTTGAACAGTATATTCTTGTGTAAGAGGGTTTTCCTCTACAACTTCAGTAATTTTATAAATTGGTATTTGAATTTTATCACCTTTACGTAATGGATTTGCATAAAGGAACGTATTATGCTTTTTTATTTCATCTTCTGAAATATCATATTTTTTTGATAAGCTATAAAGCGTTTCTTTACGTCTGGTTTTATGCTCTCTAAAACCTTGTAACTCTTTTACAATAGTAACTTCTGGTTTATTAGCCTTAGAAAGTGGAATGATTAAAATAGTATTAGCTTTTAACTCATTTTTTGCATCTGGATTTAAGCCATAAATATCTGAAGGGGTTACATAATAACGTTTTGCTATACTTTCTACAGTTTCGCCTTCTTTAACTTGATGTGTGCTAAAATTTTGTGCATTAACAGAAGTAAAACTAAATGCTAAAACTAAAATAAATACTAATAAAAATCTGTTCATATTGTAATTATCTGCTTGATATAAATATAATAAAACCTGCTTAATTTAATTATATACGTTTGTTTTTATAATAAAGACGATTACTTCTTAATTAAAAAGCAAGCATATATTTTTACTATTACATATAGCATGCCAAAATGGAAATTATTCCCATTCAATAGTTGCTGGAGGTTTAGAGCTTATATCATATACTACTCTATTAACGCCTTTAACTTTATTTATTATATCGTTTGATGTTTTTTGAAGGAATTCGTAAGGTAAATTAACCCAATCGGCAGTCATTCCATCGGTGCTTTCAACAGCTCTAAGAGCAACACATTTTTCGTAAGTACGCTCATCTCCCATTACTCCTACACTATTTACAGGCAATAACATAGCACCAGCTTGCCACACTTTATCGTATAAACCCCATTCTTTGAGTCCGTTGATAAAAATATAATCTACTTCTTGAAGCATTTTTACTTTTTCAGCAGTAATATCTCCTAAAATACGAATACCTAATCCTGGTCCTGGAAATGGATGACGACCTAAAAGCTCTGGATCTATTCCTAAAGTAGCTCCTACTCGTCTTACTTCATCTTTAAATATAGCTCGTAGTGGCTCAACAATTTTAAGTTTCATAAAATCGGGTAATCCACCTACATTATGGTGACTTTTTATAGTTGCTGATGGTCCGCCAGTAGCAGAAACACTTTCTATAACATCAGGATAAATAGTTCCTTGTGCTAACCATTTAACGTCTTCAAGTTTATGAGCTTCGTCATCAAAAACTTCAATAAATGCATTACCTATTGCTTTTCGTTTTAATTCTGGGTCTTCAATTCCAGCTAAGGCATCTAAAAATCGTTTGGAGGCATCAACACCTTTTACATTAAGCCCCATGCCTTCGTATTGATTTAAAACATTTTCAAATTCATTTTTACGAAGTAAGCCGTTATTAACAAAAATGCAATATAAGTTTTTACCAATAGCTTTATTTAATAAAACCGCTGCTACTGTAGAATCTACACCGCCTGAAAGTCCTAAAACGACTTTATCGTTGCCTACTTTTTCTTGAATAGCTTCAACCGTTTCTTCCACAAAAGAATCTGGTGTCCAATCTTGGTGTAGACCTGCAATACTTACTAAAAAGTTTTCTAGAATTTGTTTTCCATCGGAAGAATGATATACTTCTGGGTGAAATTGAATCGCATAAGTTTCTTCACCATTAATTCTATAGGCCGCATTTTCAACATCGTGTGTACTCGCAATTAGAACCCCATTTTCTGGTAGTTTTTTTATGGTATCACTATGACTCATCCAAACTTGACTTCCCGTATGAACATGAGCAAAAAACGGTTCATTACCTTTAATAAACGATAAATTTGCACGTCCATACTCGCGTGTATTTGAAGGAGCTACTTCTCCACCAGAAAAATGAGCCAAGTATTGAGCGCCATAACATACAGCCAATAATGGTTTTTTACCTCTTATTTCTGATAAATCTGGATGTAAAGCCTCTTCACCTCTTACTGAAAACGGGCTACCAGATAAGATTACAGCTTTGTAATCTTGAATGTTTGTTGGAATTTTGTT containing:
- the yidC gene encoding membrane protein insertase YidC; the protein is MEEKKLDINSVIGFILIFGILMYMLWQNQPTPEELEAQEKAKQEQVEAENKAKELEQTKFTTAEDYAVGSDVDSLELIKLNNKLGAFAYSALKSSNEETSVESDLLALKFSNKGGYLSEVKLKKFVDFDSVPIYLIKDNNASFNINFGTTDSRILNTKDLPFQPTVTKNGDVTVVSMKLKVSESKFLEYRYEIKDNDYMMDFTIRSQGLSDVINSSQAVNLDWDLKGYRHAKSISYENRYTDIHYEYEDGKDDYTGARDADEEIEDITWIGYKQHFFTSVLLTDTPFKTAQIKTENLVEDEAIDTVYTKQFASKIPLELQGGEINQSMDWYYGPSDYKVLNAYDRNLDEIVPFGWGIFGWINRYVFMPLFGFLGGFMPYGIAIVVMTILVKILLSFVQYKQFLSQAKMKILKPELDEIREKYKNNKMKAQQETMALQNKAGASPMAGCLPALIQLPVFYALFQFFPSAFDLRQKSFLWADDLSSYDTVANLPFNIPFYGDHVSLFPLLASIAIFFYMRLTTGQQMNTQPQQEGMPDMAKMMKYMMYFSPIMMLFFFNNYASGLSLYYFISNLISIGIILVIKNYILDEDKIHAQIQENKKKPKKQGRFQKKMAEMMEQAEKQKQAQQKRK
- a CDS encoding CTP synthase, whose translation is MTTTTKYIFVTGGVTSSLGKGIIAASLAKLLQAQGYRVTIQKLDPYINVDPGTLNPYEHGECYVTEDGAETDLDLGHYERFLNVPTSQANNVTTGRIYQSVIDKERRGEFLGKTVQVVPHITDEIKERVQILGKSGDYDIVITEIGGTVGDIESLPYIEAVRQLRWDLGENNGIVIHLTLVPYLSAAGELKTKPTQHSVKTLMESGVQADILVCRTEHDLPDDLRKKLALFCNVREEAVIQSIDASTIYDVPNLMLEEGLDKVVLKKLNLKSTKPDIENWNKFLKRHKNPTSEINIGLVGKYVELQDSYKSILESFIHAGAENEVKVNIESIHSEYLNSDNIKLKLSHLDGVLVAPGFGERGIEGKIDAVKYVREHKIPFLGICLGMQMAVIEFARNVLGIADADSTEMNPDTKNPVIDLMEDQKTITDKGGTMRLGAWDCDLKMGSAARDIYKAESIKERHRHRYEFNSKYKAQMEAAGMVASGLNPDTGLVEIIELPEHPWFVGVQYHPEYRSTVANPHPLFVAFVKAALTHKKKKKGVSMAQNK
- a CDS encoding NAD-dependent epimerase/dehydratase family protein, whose amino-acid sequence is MKVLFIGGTGIISSASSELAVKRGIDLYHLNRGESFRKIEGVKTIIADIRDFEATKKALENHNFDAVVDWIAFEPEHIENDIKLFTGKTKQFVFISSASIYQTPPERLPVTEDTPLYNPVWEYSQNKIACEDLLRKAYKENGFPYTIVRPSHTYDKTLIPMEGGYTVLHRMKKGLPVVVHGDGSSIWTFTNHRDFAVGLIGLLGKPEAINEAFHITNNELLSWNDIYRIMAKEMGVEAKLVTIPSEFIAKYDKNIGDSLLGDKMYSMIFDNSKIKKLVPEFNPQISFHDGVKEIVAWYNKPENQIVDEHFNAITDKMIADYKSL
- a CDS encoding sialate O-acetylesterase — protein: MTTLKNSFLANLFLIVLLFSSLANSQTKDIIYLWPNEVPGEKKAKHPPRQTDNRSGNVIRLTDITNPTLTVFKPEKRNDSDVGIIVCPGGGYQYLTVNKEGYEIAEWLNTLGYTAFVLEYRVPEKQEGALNDIQRAIRIVRGHSKKYNINPDKIGVLGFSAGGSLAARASTRFTTDSYSKIDDLDNLSSRPDFSILIYPAYLDKGENRSLTPELTITDKTPPFFIFETADDPYGNSALVMTTALRDHKIPVELHFLPEGGHGYGMRPGNIAAETWPSLAKNWLHSMFKPKLGRTQNFPKEVVSAHPVSKKKKTWVFLLAGQSNMAGRGFVEPQDTIPSNRIFTINKQNEVVLAKEPLHFYEPNLTGLDCGLSFGKKLLEHVPDDVSIVLIPTAVGGSPINKWINDSVHRDVQLLTNFKQKVEIGKGIGQIKGVLWHQGESDTGNSNGYQEKLGELFSKFRTITEDKRLPILIAELGSYSTDNESWQNINTQIKQYTLTDKHTFLIKTTDLKDKGDKIHFNAEGQRLIGERFAIEYITYYKK
- a CDS encoding DUF3820 family protein, whose product is MLPDKQFLIDLAHTKMPYGKYKDRYLIDLPEYYVVWYHSKGFPKGKLGDMLTQVYELKLNGLEDLIRNIKKQYPKR
- a CDS encoding DUF922 domain-containing protein, whose translation is MLRIFFIICLFLSVHNDEPVISWNESYKLSWNDFKAQPNNRSSAVAITASGITFGFSITQTDSNKVVSFTTEVHAHFYPEQSWYKIELADHHVLGHEQLHFDITELHTRKFRQRISQLKVSNSIRSELKQLHDTINKELAQMQNKYDSETDYSRNFETQAEWKIYVETELKKLSKYKSVD
- a CDS encoding LysM peptidoglycan-binding domain-containing protein, which codes for MNRFLLVFILVLAFSFTSVNAQNFSTHQVKEGETVESIAKRYYVTPSDIYGLNPDAKNELKANTILIIPLSKANKPEVTIVKELQGFREHKTRRKETLYSLSKKYDISEDEIKKHNTFLYANPLRKGDKIQIPIYKITEVVEENPLTQEYTVQPKEGKWRIAYKFGISVNELEILNPDMGEVLKEGQVINVPNIETEEVKEVDEKYSYYKVLPKEGFYRLKLKLGLEQSEIETLNPGLAETGLKNGMILKIPYSNLANGVIQADSARINLIDSISDFNTKHIAVMLPFRLNRVDFDNSSDTKSSIKKDPYLNASLDFYSGVLMAIDSLKSLGISLKVDVYDTKYQVSEVDKILNENNFEDVDAVIGPLTPDSFNKVASELRVYNTPVISPIGENLKLYDNVFQSKPSADLLKSKVVNFVRADSLISNIIIISDTKTSAIANDLKREFNQAKQVFSRKNKKGEDEFFVTKEDIEDALKPGKNIVFIETTNEGFASNVTSVLASLHKRVSEEVEQEPSEIVLVTTNINSAFEGDQINNTHLSKLQFHFATTSKEYSENDNNAFVKKYDKIYNITPNKRAVKGFDLTMDVVLRLVSSEDLYMSVKNAPLTEYVENKFAYKKKLFGGYYNDTVYLVKYDDLTIVEVKQ
- the guaA gene encoding glutamine-hydrolyzing GMP synthase, giving the protein MQHDKVLILDFGSQYTQLIARRVRELNIYSEIHPFNKIPTNIQDYKAVILSGSPFSVRGEEALHPDLSEIRGKKPLLAVCYGAQYLAHFSGGEVAPSNTREYGRANLSFIKGNEPFFAHVHTGSQVWMSHSDTIKKLPENGVLIASTHDVENAAYRINGEETYAIQFHPEVYHSSDGKQILENFLVSIAGLHQDWTPDSFVEETVEAIQEKVGNDKVVLGLSGGVDSTVAAVLLNKAIGKNLYCIFVNNGLLRKNEFENVLNQYEGMGLNVKGVDASKRFLDALAGIEDPELKRKAIGNAFIEVFDDEAHKLEDVKWLAQGTIYPDVIESVSATGGPSATIKSHHNVGGLPDFMKLKIVEPLRAIFKDEVRRVGATLGIDPELLGRHPFPGPGLGIRILGDITAEKVKMLQEVDYIFINGLKEWGLYDKVWQAGAMLLPVNSVGVMGDERTYEKCVALRAVESTDGMTADWVNLPYEFLQKTSNDIINKVKGVNRVVYDISSKPPATIEWE